Within Lolium rigidum isolate FL_2022 chromosome 5, APGP_CSIRO_Lrig_0.1, whole genome shotgun sequence, the genomic segment GCGGCCACCTCCACGCGGCCTCCATACTCGATCATCTCCGCAGCCAACGTGCAGAAGGCGATGCGCGGCCTCGGTGCGTGTTTCGTGTTTATACCACGCCTGCTACTGCCATCGTTTCTTGCTAATCTCTAGCATCTTACTGATCTTGGACATCACTTTTTTTTGCGACCTTGAATATTTGCGATGTGAAACTACAAGAAAAGCATGTGAAACAGCAAAAAGTAGTTGTACAACATTTGCTAGAATTTCAGTTGACTCCCTTTTAGCATATCAGGGTATCATTTTTCTAATAGTTTTGGGGTGTTATAGTTGTATATCCATGTAATTGTGCTCCACTGCTCCCTTAGCCTTAAATCTGGACTTGTATGTTGTAATTATTTTATTGTAgctttgttttccttcttacattTGGGAGCAACTGTGCCCTTATAATTAACTAGATTAGCAAGCGCTCATGGTGTTTCTTCCATAAGAATACACTGCCATGCCATGGGCCAGCCCTGGCTGTTCTCATTTCATGAACTAGATTGGCAGCATAACTCTGTTCTTAGAGAGAGTGACATAATCCTGTTGATGTTtcctaagcaaaaaaaaaaaaaagttcaatgTAGTCAAaaatttatcatttgggaaatcAGGCCCTTTTGGGGATACGAGGATTTGCTAATTCTGGTAGGACATGAATGATTTCTTGTGATTTCTGCATTCGAATTACTATGTTTTACACAGGAATAGTTGAGCCTGCTACATCATAGTAATCAGTTGGAATAGTATTCTTATTTAACGGAAactttttcatgcttccaacacAGGAATAGTTGAGCCTGCTACATCATAGTAATCAGTTGGAATAGTATTCTTATTGAACGGAAACTTTCCATGCTTGCAGCAATTACAGATGCTGATCACTATGGGAGGCTTGGAATCACCAGATTAGCGTCAACCGATGAGGTACAATGAAACTTCTCATAGCGTGCAACTCATTACAATAACATGTGGATTTTGGAACGTACCTGGATGCAAATCTTGTAATGAGCATGGCAACCTTTTCCATCCAAAATATTAGCCTAGGCTCGTCTGTTTTCCTAACTGGTTCATAGCGATTCTGATGTTATTTTCAGAGTTTTTTCTGAAGTTGCAAGAATTTTACTATAACGATGTGCTTTGCTTCAAAATTTAAGTATCGACTAATATATGTCGGCCTCTGTATGTGGCCGCTAACTGGTAACAATATTTTAAGCGCACTCTCTGAAGTTTTGTCAACCTACTATCACTGATTTTAAGCTTGAATGAAGTCAGGTTAAAACTGCATATGAGAAAAGGTGTGAACAACTGAACAGCCAAGGACTGGAAGAAGAGGAAATCAGCAAGGAACATGATCTATTAAAGGTTTTCAGCCAATATTAAGAGTCAGAATGATTATCTTCATCCATTTTAAATTCCAGTAGTTCTTAATCATATCTGGACCACTGTAGGAATCTTTTACCATACTATCAACCGAGGAAGAGAGAagattatatgattggagcttggCAAGAAATGGGCAGCCCGAGCGATATGTCTGGCCTTTCGAAGTTGACCCCTTGGAGTTGGCACCGGATCCTCCAGAGGTTTGTATCATCCCTTAGCAGAATAGAGTATTTCTATATGAATGTCGTCACTTAAAATTTGTCTAGTCGTAATGATTAACAAGCTCATCAACATGCTCCAAGTTAATCATATCATTTTTATGTATTACTTTTAAACAAAATACAACTGAAACTGCCCATGTATAAAAACTGAAGAAAGAACAGAGGAAATATGTATAGTATATTTACTAtagctcatgcatccaaaatagagTGAGATCTTCAAACTCCAGTGACCGTTTTCTAATTCAAAAGTGCCTTTATCTCTCTCTTTTGGGTAGCTTAGAGTAGCTTAATGTTTAGCtttgcctttttttttgtttacttTTGGTTTGGTCTCCGTCACGTTTGCTGATTTGTATTCTATGCCATCTTGGTGTTCTTATTCTAATAAACAATGGCATGATTTTGACGCGCCTTTGAGAAAGAAATGAAATCGGGAACCTTTTTATTAGAGTCCTTGCACGAGAATTGTCTGTTTCAGTGACTAACATATAAGTTCCTTAATAGGTATCAATTTCTCTTTTTGACTAAAACATGTATAAATATTTTGTGTTGTGCTTGATTTGAACAGGACCCAG encodes:
- the LOC124652133 gene encoding NAD(P)H-quinone oxidoreductase subunit U, chloroplastic; the protein is MAAVGVTSPATPATVFSLPTRRRIHLHPARFSAAASFRARCAAAAADGGAAASEDVAAAAEGDPDAGTDVAGGAATSTRPPYSIISAANVQKAMRGLAITDADHYGRLGITRLASTDEVKTAYEKRCEQLNSQGLEEEEISKEHDLLKESFTILSTEEERRLYDWSLARNGQPERYVWPFEVDPLELAPDPPEDPEDEFPTKLVGYFLLAWFIISVACSVILNRS